Proteins found in one Sorghum bicolor cultivar BTx623 chromosome 1, Sorghum_bicolor_NCBIv3, whole genome shotgun sequence genomic segment:
- the LOC8062509 gene encoding dof zinc finger protein DOF3.4, which produces MAGQVMEAQAARLQPPTMLAPPFAPLPHSTTCKHDVHHHHLTTTTTTATMAATSGTTTNNVVTRTGGAAAADMAAYLQQLQDAAEAAAKSSGGTGGAARGEQCPRCASHDTKFCYYNNYNTSQPRHFCRACRRYWTLGGSLRNVPIGGSTRKRPRLAHHQHQQHARRAPAAAAAAHVFGLGLGLGGAAPPPMMMMPPLPCSSSSSSLQGQGQGQGQGGGGLLGSLFALGAAGAPPLLEGRGAGSSSSFDFDLGLGLPTAGPLHLGEAAAAVQMQGLGLRGGGGNGNAAGSSSSFLWPAGLLADNDDSVDTWTKMPPGAGAGSMWPDFFSSPPAAAAPQTGGMMLHGGAHLM; this is translated from the coding sequence ATGGCAGGCCAAGTAATGGAAGCTCAGGCGGCGCGGCTGCAGCCTCCCACCATGCTGGCGCCGCCGTTCGCGCCGCTGCCGCACAGCACCACCTGCAAGCACGacgtccaccaccaccacctcaccACCACGACCACCACCGCCACGATGGCCGCCACTTCCGGCACCACCACCAACAATGTTGTTACCAGGACGGGTGGTGCGGCGGCGGCCGACATGGCCGCCTACCTCCAGCAGCTGCAGGACGCCGCGGAGGCGGCGGCCAAGAGCAGCGGCGGGAccggcggcgcggcgcgcggGGAGCAGTGCCCGCGGTGCGCGTCGCACGACACCAAGTTCTGCTACTACAACAACTACAACACGTCGCAGCCGCGGCACTTCTGCCGCGCCTGCCGCCGCTACTGGACGCTGGGCGGCTCCCTCCGCAACGTCCCCATCGGCGGGTCCACGCGCAAGCGCCCGCGCCTGGCGCaccaccagcaccagcagcacGCCAGGCgcgctccggcggcggcggcggcggcgcacgtcttcggcctcggcctcggcctcggcggcgcggcgccgccaccgatgatgatgatgcctcCCCTGCCCtgttcgtcgtcgtcgtcgtcgttgcagGGACAGGGACAGGGACAGGGacagggcggcggcggcctcctcGGCTCGCTGTTCGCGCTCGGCGCCGCGGGGGCGCCGCCGCTGCTCGAAGGCCGCGGCGcagggtcgtcgtcgtcgttcgaCTTCGACCTCGGGCTCGGGCTCCCGACAGCCGGGCCTTTACACCTgggcgaggcggcggcggccgtgcaGATGCAAGGCCTCGGGCTTAGAGGGGGAGGTGGCAATGGCAACGCAGCCGGGTCGTCGTCGTCCTTCCTGTGGCCCGCGGGGCTGCTGGCGGACAACGACGACAGCGTGGACACGTGGACGAAGATGCCGCCAGGCGCCGGTGCCGGTTCAATGTGGCCGGACTTCTTCTCTTCTccgccggcggcagcggcgccaCAGACCGGCGGGATGATGCTGCATGGCGGGGCCCATCTGATGTGA
- the LOC8062260 gene encoding probable 2-oxoglutarate-dependent dioxygenase At5g05600, which translates to MGGLTMEPAFVQAPEHRPKPTVTEATGIPVTDVDALAAEVGAASRDWGFFVVVGHGVPAGTVARATAAQRAFFALPAERKAAVRRSEAEPLGYYESEHTKNVRDWKEVFDLVPRDPPPPAAVADGEVVYRNKWPEDLPGFREALEEYTNALEELALKLLELLARSLKLRPDRLHGFFKEHTSFFRLNHYPPCPAPEVVLGVGRHKDPGALTVLYQDDVGGLDVRRRSDGEWVRVKCVPNSFVINVGDTVQVWSDDRYESAEHRVSVNSEKERFSMPYFFNPASGAIVEPLEEVVSEEKKPPRYSAYSWGDYFSTKLNGNFKWLDVDNLQIADFRKSYSSGDVP; encoded by the exons ATGGGCGGGCTCACCATGGAGCCGGCCTTCGTGCAGGCCCCCGAGCACCGCCCCAAGCCCACCGTCACCGAGGCCACCGGCATCCCGGTCACCGACGTGGACGCGCTGGCGGCCGAGGTGGGCGCGGCGAGCCGGGACTGGGGCTTCTTCGTGGTCGTAGGCCACGGCGTGCCCGCGGGGACCGTGGCGCGCGCGACGGCGGCGCAGCGCGCGTTCTTCGCGCTGCCGGCGGAGCGGAAGGCCGCCGTGCGGAGGAGCGAGGCGGAGCCGCTCGGGTACTACGAGTCGGAGCACACCAAGAACGTCAGGGACTGGAAGGAGGTGTTCGACCTCGTCCCGCGCGatccgccgccgccagcagccGTGGCCGACGGCGAGGTCGTGTACAGGAACAAGTGGCCTGAGGACCTGCCAGGGTTCAG agAGGCGCTGGAGGAGTACACGAACGCTCTTGAAGAGCTGGCGTTGAAGCTGCTGGAGCTGCTGGCCCGGAGCCTGAAGCTGAGGCCCGACCGGCTGCACGGCTTCTTCAAGGAGCACACGTCGTTCTTCCGGCTGAACCACTACCCTCCGTGCCCGGCGCCGGAGGTGGTGCTGGGCGTGGGGCGGCACAAGGACCCCGGAGCGCTGACCGTCCTGTACCAGGACGACGTCGGCGGGCTCGACGTCCGGCGGCGATCCGACGGCGAGTGGGTCCGCGTCAAGTGCGTTCCCAACTCGTTCGTCATCAACGTCGGCGACACCGTGCAGGTGTGGAGCGACGACAGGTACGAGAGCGCGGAGCACCGGGTGTCGGTGAACTCGGAGAAGGAGAGGTTCTCCATGCCCTACTTCTTCAACCCGGCGAGCGGCGCCATTGTGGAGCCGCTGGAGGAGGTGGTGAGCGAGGAGAAGAAGCCGCCCAGGTACAGCGCCTACAGCTGGGGCGACTACTTCAGCACCAAGCTCAACGGCAACTTCAAGTGGCTGGACGTGGACAACCTCCAGATCGCGGATTTCAGGAAGAGCTACAGCTCCGGAGACGTGCCGTGA
- the LOC8062261 gene encoding probable 2-oxoglutarate-dependent dioxygenase At5g05600, with protein MGGLTMEQAFVQAPEHRPKPTVTEATGILVIDLSPLTASDTDAAAVDALAAEVGAASRDWGFFVVVGHGVPAETVARATAAQRAFFALPAERKAAVRRSEAEPLGYYESEHTKNVRDWKEVFDLVPRDPPPPAAVADGELVFKNKWPQDLPGFREALEEYAAAMEELSFKLLELIARSLKLRPDRLHGFFKDQTTFIRLNHYPPCPSPDLALGVGRHKDAGALTILYQDEVGGLDVRRRSSDGGGGEWVRVRPVPESFVINVGDLVQVWSNDRYESAEHRVSVNSARERFSMPYFFNPASYTMVEPVEELVSDDDPPRYDAYSWGEFFSTRKNSNFKKLSVENIQIAHFKKTLVLA; from the exons ATGGGCGGGCTCACCATGGAGCAGGCCTTCGTGCAGGCCCCCGAGCACCGCCCCAAGCCCACCGTCACCGAGGCCACCGGCATCCTGGTCATCGACCTCTCGCCTCTCACCGCCAGCGACACCGACGCGGCCGCGGTGGACGCGCTGGCCGCCGAGGTGGGCGCGGCGAGCCGGGACTGGGGCTTCTTCGTGGTGGTTGGCCACGGCGTGCCCGCGGAGACCGTGGCGCGCGCGACGGCGGCGCAGCGCGCGTTCTTCGCGCTGCCGGCGGAGCGGAAGGCCGCCGTGCGGAGGAGCGAGGCGGAGCCGCTCGGGTACTACGAGTCGGAGCACACCAAGAACGTCAGGGACTGGAAGGAGGTGTTCGACCTCGTCCCGCGCGatccgccgccgccagcagccGTGGCCGACGGCGAGCTCGTCTTCAAGAACAAGTGGCCCCAGGATCTGCCGGGCTTCAG AGAGGCGCTGGAGGAGTACGCGGCAGCGATGGAGGAGCTGTCGTTCAAGCTGCTGGAGCTGATCGCCCGGAGCTTGAAGCTGAGGCCCGACCGGCTGCACGGCTTCTTCAAGGACCAGACGACGTTCATCCGGCTGAACCACTACCCTCCATGCCCGAGCCCGGACCTGGCGCTGGGAGTGGGGCGGCACAAGGACGCGGGGGCGCTGACCATCCTGTACCAGGACGAAGTGGGCGGGCTGGACGTCCGGCGGCGCTcctccgacggcggcggcggcgagtggGTGCGGGTGAGGCCCGTGCCGGAGTCGTTCGTCATCAACGTCGGCGACCTCGTCCAGGTGTGGAGCAACGACAGGTACGAGAGCGCGGAGCACCGGGTGTCGGTGAACTCGGCGAGGGAGAGGTTCTCCATGCCCTACTTCTTCAACCCGGCGAGCTACACCATGGTGGAGCCGGTGGAGGAGCTGGTGAGCGACGACGACCCGCCCAGGTACGACGCCTACAGCTGGGGCGAGTTCTTCAGCACCAGGAAGAACAGCAACTTCAAGAAGCTCAGCGTGGAGAACATTCAGATCGCGCATTTCAAGAAGACCCTCGTCCTCGCCTAG
- the LOC8062262 gene encoding probable 2-oxoglutarate-dependent dioxygenase At5g05600 isoform X1 — protein sequence MDDAFVQATEHRPVSPIAQATGVPVIDLSALAGSTPGAVDALAAEVGAACRDWGFFVAVGHGVPEATVARAVEAGRAFFALPPELKAAVRRTERAPLGYYDAEHTKNVRDWKEVFDFFPHELPSAAPDDELVFVNKWPDDADLPGLRAALEEYAAAMEELALKLLELIARSLHLAPNRLHGFFGDGQTTTYLRMNRYRPCPRPDLALGLGRHKDSGALTILRQDDDVGGLDVRRRTDGAWVRVEPVRGSFVVNVGDVVQLQVWSNDRYESVEHRASVNSEKERFSIPYFFNPAMATLVEPLEEMVGEENPSRYDAYSWGEFFRIRRRSNFSKLDVDNIQIAQLRKHK from the exons ATGGACGACGCATTCGTGCAGGCCACCGAGCACCGCCCTGTGTCGCCCATCGCCCAGGCCACCGGCGTCCCCGTCATCGACCTGTCTGCGCTAGCCGGGTCGACGCCGGGGGCCGTGGACGCGCTGGCGGCCGAGGTGGGCGCGGCGTGCCGGGACTGGGGCTTCTTCGTGGCGGTGGGCCACGGCGTGCCGGAGGCGACGGTGGCGCGGGCGGTGGAGGCCGGGCGGGCGTTCTTCGCGCTGCCGCCGGAGCTCAAGGCGGCCGTGCGGCGCACCGAGCGGGCGCCGCTCGGGTACTACGACGCCGAGCACACCAAGAACGTCCGGGACTGGAAGGAGGTGTTCGACTTCTTCCCGCACGAGCTGCCGTCGGCGGCGCCCGACGACGAGCTGGTGTTCGTGAACAAGTGGCCGGACGACGCCGACCTGCCGGGACTCCG agCGGCGCTGGAGGAGTACGCGGCGGCGATGGAGGAGCTGGCCCTGAAGCTACTGGAGCTGATCGCTCGGAGCCTGCACCTGGCACCCAACCGGCTGCACGGCTTCTTCGGGGACGGTCAGACGACGACGTACCTGCGGATGAACCGGTACCGTCCGTGCCCACGGCCGGACCTCGCGCTCGGGCTCGGCCGCCACAAGGACAGCGGCGCGCTGACCATCCTGCGCCAGGACGACGACGTCGGCGGGCTCGACGTCCGGAGGCGGACCGACGGCGCGTGGGTGCGCGTGGAGCCTGTCCGTGGCTCGTTCGTCGTCAACGTCGGCGACGTCGTTCAG CTGCAGGTGTGGAGCAACGACAGGTACGAGAGCGTGGAGCACCGGGCGTCGGTGAACTCGGAGAAGGAGAGGTTCTCCATCCCCTACTTCTTCAACCCGGCCATGGCCACCCTGGTGGAGCCGCTGGAGGAGATGGTGGGCGAGGAGAACCCGTCAAGGTACGACGCGTACAGTTGGGGGGAGTTCTTCAGGATCAGGAGGAGAAGCAACTTCAGCAAGCTGGATGTCGACAACATTCAGATCGCGCAACTCAGGAAGCACAAATGA
- the LOC8062262 gene encoding probable 2-oxoglutarate-dependent dioxygenase At5g05600 isoform X2, which yields MDDAFVQATEHRPVSPIAQATGVPVIDLSALAGSTPGAVDALAAEVGAACRDWGFFVAVGHGVPEATVARAVEAGRAFFALPPELKAAVRRTERAPLGYYDAEHTKNVRDWKEVFDFFPHELPSAAPDDELVFVNKWPDDADLPGLRAALEEYAAAMEELALKLLELIARSLHLAPNRLHGFFGDGQTTTYLRMNRYRPCPRPDLALGLGRHKDSGALTILRQDDDVGGLDVRRRTDGAWVRVEPVRGSFVVNVGDVVQVWSNDRYESVEHRASVNSEKERFSIPYFFNPAMATLVEPLEEMVGEENPSRYDAYSWGEFFRIRRRSNFSKLDVDNIQIAQLRKHK from the exons ATGGACGACGCATTCGTGCAGGCCACCGAGCACCGCCCTGTGTCGCCCATCGCCCAGGCCACCGGCGTCCCCGTCATCGACCTGTCTGCGCTAGCCGGGTCGACGCCGGGGGCCGTGGACGCGCTGGCGGCCGAGGTGGGCGCGGCGTGCCGGGACTGGGGCTTCTTCGTGGCGGTGGGCCACGGCGTGCCGGAGGCGACGGTGGCGCGGGCGGTGGAGGCCGGGCGGGCGTTCTTCGCGCTGCCGCCGGAGCTCAAGGCGGCCGTGCGGCGCACCGAGCGGGCGCCGCTCGGGTACTACGACGCCGAGCACACCAAGAACGTCCGGGACTGGAAGGAGGTGTTCGACTTCTTCCCGCACGAGCTGCCGTCGGCGGCGCCCGACGACGAGCTGGTGTTCGTGAACAAGTGGCCGGACGACGCCGACCTGCCGGGACTCCG agCGGCGCTGGAGGAGTACGCGGCGGCGATGGAGGAGCTGGCCCTGAAGCTACTGGAGCTGATCGCTCGGAGCCTGCACCTGGCACCCAACCGGCTGCACGGCTTCTTCGGGGACGGTCAGACGACGACGTACCTGCGGATGAACCGGTACCGTCCGTGCCCACGGCCGGACCTCGCGCTCGGGCTCGGCCGCCACAAGGACAGCGGCGCGCTGACCATCCTGCGCCAGGACGACGACGTCGGCGGGCTCGACGTCCGGAGGCGGACCGACGGCGCGTGGGTGCGCGTGGAGCCTGTCCGTGGCTCGTTCGTCGTCAACGTCGGCGACGTCGTTCAG GTGTGGAGCAACGACAGGTACGAGAGCGTGGAGCACCGGGCGTCGGTGAACTCGGAGAAGGAGAGGTTCTCCATCCCCTACTTCTTCAACCCGGCCATGGCCACCCTGGTGGAGCCGCTGGAGGAGATGGTGGGCGAGGAGAACCCGTCAAGGTACGACGCGTACAGTTGGGGGGAGTTCTTCAGGATCAGGAGGAGAAGCAACTTCAGCAAGCTGGATGTCGACAACATTCAGATCGCGCAACTCAGGAAGCACAAATGA